GTTCCCAGCCCTGAATGTCGAACTCGTCGAGCCACGCGTCCCCGGTGTATTCGGCGAGCGCGTCGCGAGTGGCTTCCGCGGCCTCACGTTCGCCGTCGCTGCCCGCCATGCGGTTGCGCACGTCCACGAGCGTTTCGAGGTGGGTCCAGCCGGTGTCGCTGGTGAACAGGTCGCCGATCCAGTCGGTCATGGCTGGACGGACACCGACCAGTACGTAAGTCGTTACGGAAGGAGAAGCCCGCGGTGGGTTCGCGTTACAGTTCGCCTTCGTCCTTGAGGCCCGCGATGACGTCGTCCACGAGGGAGTCGACGTCGTCGTACGGGAAGCTGGCGCGACTGGAGAGTTTCGTCGCGAGTTCCATCGCGGTCCAGGACTGGCCGCCGGCCTCGAACGTCGTCGACGGGCCGTTCGGGAGCGCGGGGACGAGCCCCATCTGGTTTTTCACGGGGAAGTCGGCGCCGGAGAACGCTTCTTTCAGTTCGTCTCGGAGTTCGGATTCGACGTCTGCCATGTGGGGAACGTGGACAGGGGGCTTCCAAAAGGGTTCTGGAACCCTCGACACTCGGACGGGAGTTTCTTCGGGGTCGCGCCGGCGGACGGCCGAGACGCGAGATTTTAAGCCGAGCGCGTCCACCCGTTCGCGTATGGCAGTAGACCTCGAACTACTGGGCGAACTGTCCGAGACCAGCGGCGCACCCGGCCACGAGGACCGCATCCGCGACATCGTCCGTGACTCCGTCGAGGACGAAGTGGACGAGATTCGAACCGACGCGATGGGCAACCTTGCGGCGACCGTCGAGGGGAGCCAGAACCCCGAGTTCGAGGTGTTGGTCGCGGCCCACATGGACGAAATCGGGTTCGTGGTGCGCCACATCCACGACGACGGGTTCGTGCAGGTCGACCCGCTGGGCGGCTGGGACCCCCGCATTCTGCGCGCCGAGCGCGCGACCGTCCACACCGACGAGGGCGACCTGCCGGGCGTCATCGGGTCGCCGCCGCCACACACCGACGACAACCCCTACATGCGGGACAAAGACGACGTTCGGGACGTGTTCATCGACGT
The nucleotide sequence above comes from Halobacterium litoreum. Encoded proteins:
- a CDS encoding MTH865 family protein, with product MADVESELRDELKEAFSGADFPVKNQMGLVPALPNGPSTTFEAGGQSWTAMELATKLSSRASFPYDDVDSLVDDVIAGLKDEGEL